The following are from one region of the Polaribacter marinaquae genome:
- a CDS encoding M1 family metallopeptidase, which yields MKKLLLILFLSLSFLSCKAQGLMTEKNNFTRQDTLRGSITPERIWWDLTYYHLDVKVNPDKKFISGKNTIKYKVLSVHNTMQIDLQAPLKITKVTQDEKELEVIHDGNAHFVKLLKKQIIGKTDSIIVHYTGNPKEAIRAPWDGGFSWRKDKNGNHFVATSCQGLGASVWWPCKDHMYDEVENMRISVTVPSNLMDVSNGRLESVKKHGEYTTYNWYVDNPINNYGVNVNIGDYTHFSEVFDGEKGDLDMDYYVLKYNLEKAKKHFKDAPKMMKAFEHWFGPYPFYEDGFKLVEVPYLGMEHQSSVTYGNQYKQGYLGRDLSGTGWGLKFDFIIIHEAGHEWFANNITNKDIADMWIHESFTNYSESLFIDYYYGKKAASEYVIGLRNSISNKAPIIGKYNVNKEGSGDMYNKGGNMLHTLRQLVNNDEKWRSILRKMNKVFYHQTVTTKQIENFLSKEVGINLEAFFDQYLRNKKIPTLTYKIKNNTLTYSWINVVDNFNMPLKIYLNDKEKWIYPSTEKQEIILKDKETDFKIDSNFYISVKN from the coding sequence ATGAAAAAATTACTTTTAATTCTTTTTCTTTCTTTGAGCTTTTTATCTTGTAAAGCTCAAGGTTTAATGACCGAAAAAAACAATTTTACAAGGCAAGATACTTTAAGAGGAAGTATTACACCAGAGAGAATTTGGTGGGATTTAACGTATTACCATTTAGATGTAAAAGTAAATCCAGACAAAAAATTTATTTCTGGTAAAAACACCATAAAATATAAAGTTTTAAGTGTTCATAATACAATGCAAATAGATTTACAGGCTCCTTTAAAGATTACAAAGGTTACCCAAGATGAAAAAGAATTAGAAGTTATACATGATGGAAATGCCCACTTTGTAAAGCTTTTAAAAAAGCAAATTATTGGCAAAACGGATAGTATTATTGTACATTATACAGGAAATCCTAAAGAAGCAATTAGAGCACCTTGGGATGGTGGATTTTCGTGGAGAAAAGATAAAAATGGAAATCATTTTGTAGCAACTTCTTGCCAAGGTTTAGGCGCAAGTGTATGGTGGCCTTGTAAAGACCATATGTATGATGAAGTAGAAAACATGCGAATTAGCGTTACAGTACCAAGTAATTTAATGGATGTTTCTAACGGAAGGTTAGAGAGCGTAAAAAAACATGGCGAATACACTACTTATAATTGGTACGTAGACAATCCTATAAATAATTATGGTGTTAATGTAAATATTGGAGATTACACACATTTTTCTGAAGTCTTTGATGGTGAAAAAGGAGATCTTGACATGGACTATTATGTTTTAAAATACAATTTAGAAAAAGCTAAAAAGCATTTTAAAGATGCCCCAAAAATGATGAAAGCCTTTGAACATTGGTTTGGTCCGTATCCTTTTTACGAAGATGGTTTTAAATTGGTAGAAGTACCCTATTTGGGTATGGAACATCAAAGTTCTGTTACATATGGCAATCAATACAAACAAGGTTACCTTGGTAGAGATTTATCTGGTACAGGTTGGGGTTTAAAGTTTGATTTTATTATAATTCATGAAGCTGGTCACGAATGGTTTGCAAACAACATTACCAATAAAGACATTGCAGATATGTGGATACACGAAAGCTTTACAAATTACTCTGAAAGTTTATTTATAGATTATTATTACGGTAAAAAAGCAGCATCAGAATATGTAATTGGTTTAAGAAATTCTATCAGTAATAAAGCACCAATAATTGGTAAATACAATGTTAATAAAGAAGGTTCTGGAGACATGTATAATAAAGGTGGCAATATGTTACATACTTTAAGGCAATTAGTTAATAATGATGAAAAATGGCGCAGTATTTTACGAAAAATGAATAAAGTATTTTATCATCAAACTGTAACTACAAAGCAGATTGAAAATTTTTTAAGTAAAGAAGTAGGAATCAATTTAGAAGCTTTTTTTGATCAATATTTAAGAAATAAAAAAATACCGACGCTGACTTATAAAATTAAAAATAACACCCTAACTTATAGTTGGATTAATGTTGTAGATAATTTTAATATGCCCTTAAAAATTTATTTAAATGATAAAGAAAAGTGGATTTATCCTTCTACAGAAAAACAAGAAATCATTTTAAAAGATAAAGAAACTGATTTTAAAATTGATTCAAATTTTTATATTTCTGTTAAAAATTAA
- a CDS encoding BlaI/MecI/CopY family transcriptional regulator has product MQLSKTEEQLMQYLWKRKKAFLKDLLEDFPDPKPATTTVATLLKRISDKGFIDYKLFGKSREYYPIIKKTDYFSNHVNGLIKNFFNDSASQFASFFTKETNLSTEELEDLKKVIDSQIKKQQK; this is encoded by the coding sequence ATGCAGTTATCTAAAACCGAAGAACAATTAATGCAATATTTATGGAAACGTAAAAAGGCATTTTTAAAAGATTTATTAGAAGATTTCCCTGATCCAAAACCAGCTACTACAACCGTTGCTACTTTATTAAAAAGAATATCAGATAAGGGTTTTATAGATTATAAACTGTTTGGTAAATCAAGAGAATATTACCCGATAATTAAAAAAACAGATTATTTTTCTAACCATGTAAACGGCTTGATAAAAAATTTCTTTAACGATTCTGCGAGCCAATTTGCTTCCTTTTTTACCAAAGAAACCAATTTATCTACAGAAGAATTAGAAGATTTGAAAAAAGTAATTGATAGTCAAATTAAAAAACAACAAAAATGA
- a CDS encoding peptidylprolyl isomerase — protein sequence MKNKIIVLLGIVLFTSCATKKFKERWLKKEAPEMFKARFETTQGNFDIEAKRAWSPAGVDRLYQLIKYEYYKDVAIFRVVPNFVAQFGIHNDSIINKSWSNKGFVDEPVIMKNDSMTIAFARSGVETRTNQIFINLKKNARLDTIEYSGVKGFPVIAKVIAGKENVLKFYDGYGDKLGRQQGKINKLGNAFLKEKYPKVDYILKAYFIK from the coding sequence ATGAAAAATAAAATTATAGTATTACTTGGTATTGTGCTTTTTACATCTTGTGCTACAAAAAAGTTTAAAGAAAGATGGTTAAAAAAAGAAGCTCCAGAAATGTTTAAAGCAAGGTTTGAAACAACCCAAGGTAATTTTGATATAGAGGCAAAAAGAGCTTGGTCTCCGGCAGGTGTAGACAGGTTATATCAACTAATTAAATACGAATATTATAAAGATGTTGCTATTTTTAGAGTTGTACCAAATTTTGTTGCTCAGTTTGGTATTCACAACGATTCTATAATCAATAAAAGTTGGTCAAATAAAGGTTTTGTTGATGAACCTGTGATTATGAAAAATGATTCTATGACAATTGCTTTTGCAAGAAGCGGAGTTGAAACAAGAACGAATCAAATTTTTATTAATTTAAAGAAGAATGCTAGATTGGATACAATAGAATATTCTGGCGTTAAAGGTTTTCCGGTAATTGCTAAAGTAATAGCGGGTAAAGAAAACGTTTTAAAGTTTTATGATGGTTACGGTGATAAATTAGGAAGACAACAAGGAAAGATAAATAAACTTGGTAATGCCTTTCTAAAGGAGAAATATCCGAAGGTAGATTATATTTTAAAAGCCTATTTTATAAAATAA
- the ftsZ gene encoding cell division protein FtsZ, with the protein MSAEFDNILFDMPKTQSNTIKVIGVGGGGSNAVNHMYTQQIRGVDFVICNTDAQALENSPVPNKIQLGANLTSGLGAGANPEIGAQAAKESMQEIQQMLNTQTKMVFITAGMGGGTGTGAAPIIAKIAKDMDVLTVGIVTMPFAFEGRRRAKQAQLGIDQLRQNVDSLIVINNNKLREVYGNLGFKAGFSKADEVLSTASRGIAEVITHHYKQNIDLHDAKTVLSNSGTAIMGSAKEEGQDRAKTAIVKALDSPLLNDNKITGAKNVLLLIVSGTNEVTLDEIGEINDYIQDEAGYDANIIMGIGEDEELGDAIAVTIVATGFAADQQSTITNTEVKKIVHTLEDEQKATYNFGENTISKTPTLNQPKASVTEQKIVHTLEEDVVEEPVKVAPKMDLVQTTESIANIAVSYEEVALETVSEDDFIITDATPVVEEEINEQPEQIQADLLFDLPLNSYTEVKADEEIKFNLNEEKSVNVNEIEVYGAEEIVFEKKVEETRYVLEDFDAQPTIGKSSHIIAKEKSVQEEEVHFELKTATPQSDVNAIETTSEEVTPLDLTIAELQKRAEERRQKMKGFNYKFNDQLSKNIDEIERQPAYKRQGLDLNVNAPISQSKTAIKKDDNNLDFKSNNSFLHDNVD; encoded by the coding sequence ATGAGCGCAGAATTTGATAACATTTTATTCGACATGCCAAAAACACAATCTAACACCATTAAAGTAATTGGTGTTGGTGGTGGAGGAAGCAATGCAGTAAACCACATGTACACGCAGCAAATTAGAGGTGTAGACTTTGTAATTTGTAATACAGATGCACAAGCATTAGAAAACAGTCCTGTTCCTAATAAAATTCAATTAGGAGCTAATTTAACATCTGGTTTAGGTGCCGGTGCAAATCCAGAAATAGGAGCACAAGCAGCTAAAGAAAGTATGCAAGAAATACAGCAAATGTTAAATACCCAAACAAAAATGGTATTTATTACTGCTGGTATGGGTGGTGGTACAGGTACAGGAGCAGCACCTATTATTGCGAAAATTGCAAAAGATATGGATGTACTTACTGTAGGTATTGTGACTATGCCATTTGCTTTTGAAGGTAGAAGACGTGCAAAACAAGCACAATTAGGAATCGATCAGTTGCGCCAAAATGTAGATTCTTTAATTGTTATCAATAATAATAAATTACGTGAGGTTTACGGTAATTTAGGTTTTAAAGCAGGTTTTTCTAAGGCAGACGAAGTATTATCGACTGCATCTAGAGGTATTGCAGAAGTAATTACACATCACTATAAGCAAAACATCGATTTACATGATGCTAAAACTGTGTTATCTAACAGTGGTACAGCTATTATGGGTTCAGCAAAAGAAGAAGGGCAAGATCGTGCTAAAACCGCTATTGTAAAAGCTTTAGATTCGCCTTTGTTAAACGACAATAAGATTACAGGAGCTAAAAACGTATTGTTATTAATTGTTTCTGGTACAAACGAAGTTACTTTAGATGAAATAGGAGAAATAAACGACTATATTCAAGATGAAGCAGGTTACGATGCCAATATTATTATGGGTATTGGTGAAGATGAAGAATTGGGTGATGCTATCGCTGTAACTATTGTTGCTACAGGTTTTGCTGCAGATCAACAAAGTACAATTACAAATACAGAAGTTAAGAAAATTGTACATACTCTAGAAGATGAGCAAAAAGCTACTTATAATTTTGGTGAAAATACAATTTCTAAAACACCAACTTTAAATCAGCCAAAAGCAAGTGTTACAGAACAGAAAATTGTACATACTTTAGAGGAAGATGTAGTTGAAGAGCCAGTTAAGGTTGCACCAAAAATGGATTTAGTTCAAACTACAGAAAGTATTGCAAATATTGCTGTTTCTTATGAAGAAGTTGCTTTAGAAACGGTTTCTGAAGATGATTTTATAATAACAGATGCTACGCCAGTTGTAGAAGAAGAAATAAATGAGCAGCCAGAGCAAATACAAGCAGATTTATTATTCGATTTACCATTAAACTCTTACACAGAAGTTAAAGCAGACGAAGAAATAAAGTTTAACTTAAATGAAGAGAAATCTGTAAATGTAAACGAAATTGAAGTTTACGGTGCAGAAGAAATTGTTTTTGAAAAGAAAGTTGAAGAAACAAGATATGTTTTAGAAGATTTTGATGCGCAACCAACAATTGGTAAAAGCTCTCATATTATAGCAAAAGAAAAATCGGTTCAAGAAGAAGAGGTTCATTTTGAGTTAAAAACGGCAACGCCTCAATCAGATGTTAATGCAATTGAAACTACGAGTGAAGAAGTTACACCTTTAGATTTAACGATTGCAGAGTTACAAAAAAGAGCAGAAGAAAGACGTCAAAAAATGAAAGGTTTCAACTATAAATTTAACGATCAGTTAAGTAAAAATATAGATGAAATAGAACGTCAGCCAGCATACAAAAGACAAGGTTTAGATTTAAATGTAAATGCACCAATTAGTCAATCTAAAACCGCGATAAAAAAAGACGACAATAATCTAGATTTTAAGTCTAACAATTCATTTTTACATGACAATGTAGATTAA
- a CDS encoding M56 family metallopeptidase, giving the protein MISYLIKSASCLALLLCFYHFILEKEKMHNFNRYYLLIGVIISLVIPFATITTYVPTDAIANTLIKIKQPEFSADTLETKEVEEVIDYTKYFVSFYLLISSLLLIRFGRNLFKIIQKIRLNEQIKYKKATLVLVDDQILPHTFWKAIFINKKEYENGNIEEELFTHELTHVTQKHTIDVLLIEFLQILFWINPLFIFLKKAVQLNHEFLADEKVIHQHKNTFQYQHLLLNKAAWNNEYYLASNLNYSLTKKRLKMMTTQSSQSKIWIKKLVVIPLVAGFVFLFAERVEAQEKQEIIEVIEVFEEQPKKSIITENEVYKNFINKNVYITYTNKEGKKVSKLYTELTNEEKKRFVLPPPPPLKLEKVTPTKAQFEALKDNSKFAVWLDGKVVKNETLNNYKHTDFARYSNSFVYKNARSKRFPQENQAHLETTKYFEAKNAKRVKEFEGYKKNYKKEIIEIVEDKKNKNVFIDSPIIKNNPNSKQSISKEIPFLTTTIKAEKETNIGTIKDIHLKLKDVNTLKITYNKEENVPSLIKKATDPKFNKNWFITIDGQKYYYTFDKKERVARYYKDGKLVNLDIVKEYNKKHKIFEKLKKEGKHYVFKTETEQKVIKREWSDLGGMYFRMSRADKNKVPYPENPIKPYVRLRKGNKVWYKKKSELTEEDKLLLPPAPPKPNASKEEILKAKKAYQDWKKRTGNDIPPPPPPRKKNN; this is encoded by the coding sequence ATGATAAGCTATCTTATAAAGTCTGCAAGTTGTTTAGCATTACTGCTATGTTTCTATCATTTTATTTTAGAAAAAGAAAAAATGCACAATTTTAATAGGTACTATTTATTAATTGGCGTTATAATTTCTTTAGTAATTCCGTTTGCAACAATTACCACTTATGTACCTACAGATGCCATAGCAAATACACTAATAAAAATAAAACAACCAGAATTTAGTGCTGATACTTTAGAAACAAAAGAGGTTGAAGAAGTAATAGATTATACCAAATACTTTGTTAGCTTTTACTTATTAATATCCTCTTTATTATTAATTCGTTTTGGAAGAAATTTATTCAAAATAATTCAGAAAATTAGACTAAATGAACAAATAAAGTATAAAAAAGCAACCTTAGTTTTGGTTGATGATCAAATTTTACCACACACTTTCTGGAAAGCCATCTTTATCAATAAAAAAGAATATGAAAATGGCAATATCGAAGAAGAACTTTTTACACACGAATTAACACACGTTACACAAAAACATACCATTGATGTACTTTTAATTGAGTTTTTACAAATTCTATTTTGGATAAATCCGCTATTTATATTTCTTAAAAAAGCGGTACAATTAAATCATGAATTTTTAGCAGACGAAAAAGTTATACATCAACATAAAAATACATTTCAATATCAGCATTTATTATTGAATAAAGCTGCTTGGAACAACGAATATTACTTGGCCAGTAATTTGAATTATTCACTTACTAAAAAAAGATTAAAAATGATGACAACACAAAGTTCACAATCCAAAATATGGATTAAAAAGCTGGTGGTAATTCCGCTAGTAGCAGGTTTTGTTTTTCTATTTGCAGAAAGAGTTGAAGCACAAGAAAAACAAGAAATTATCGAGGTTATTGAAGTATTTGAAGAACAACCTAAAAAAAGTATTATAACAGAAAATGAAGTCTATAAAAACTTTATAAACAAAAATGTATATATAACTTATACAAATAAGGAAGGAAAAAAAGTTTCTAAGTTATATACTGAATTGACAAATGAAGAAAAGAAAAGGTTTGTACTTCCACCACCTCCACCATTAAAATTAGAAAAAGTTACACCTACTAAAGCACAATTTGAAGCTTTAAAAGACAATAGCAAATTTGCTGTTTGGCTAGATGGAAAAGTGGTTAAAAATGAAACACTTAATAATTATAAGCACACAGACTTTGCTAGATACTCAAACAGTTTTGTATATAAAAATGCTCGTAGCAAACGTTTTCCTCAAGAAAATCAAGCGCATTTAGAAACTACGAAATATTTTGAAGCTAAAAATGCAAAAAGAGTTAAAGAATTTGAGGGTTATAAAAAAAATTACAAAAAAGAAATTATTGAAATAGTAGAGGATAAAAAAAATAAAAACGTTTTTATAGATTCTCCGATTATTAAAAACAATCCTAATTCTAAACAAAGTATTTCAAAAGAAATACCTTTTTTAACCACAACTATTAAAGCAGAAAAAGAAACTAATATTGGCACAATTAAAGATATCCATCTAAAATTAAAAGATGTAAATACTTTAAAAATCACTTATAACAAAGAAGAAAATGTTCCTTCATTAATTAAAAAAGCTACAGATCCAAAATTCAATAAAAATTGGTTTATAACTATCGATGGACAAAAATACTATTACACTTTTGATAAAAAAGAAAGAGTAGCTAGATATTATAAAGACGGAAAATTAGTGAATTTAGATATTGTAAAAGAATATAATAAAAAACATAAAATATTTGAAAAGCTTAAAAAAGAGGGAAAACATTATGTTTTTAAAACTGAAACTGAGCAGAAAGTAATTAAAAGAGAATGGTCTGATTTAGGTGGAATGTATTTTAGAATGTCTAGAGCTGATAAAAATAAGGTTCCATATCCAGAAAACCCTATTAAACCTTATGTAAGATTAAGAAAAGGAAATAAAGTTTGGTATAAGAAAAAAAGCGAATTAACTGAAGAAGATAAATTATTACTTCCACCTGCGCCACCAAAACCTAATGCAAGTAAAGAAGAAATCTTAAAAGCTAAAAAAGCATATCAAGATTGGAAAAAGAGAACAGGAAATGACATTCCGCCACCGCCGCCTCCAAGAAAAAAAAATAATTAA
- a CDS encoding DUF6923 family protein, which translates to MRTKLLPTYAILILLLINILPKEVLAQNEPFNCDYNAYLFQRNDIYALDLASGSSYLVKEDVTPGNINAVGYNPADGYIWGYLSSPSKSIVKIGKNFNVETFTIDELTTAGKYIGDVSASGIYYLKGGGTEYYTIDLNPESENYTKYISKGTLSKNISVHDWAFNAVDGQLYTVEKNTNHLYRINPETNVVTDLGLVPILAGLKYTYGAVYFDLSGRFYVSANQTGTVYVIQNVQDLQIGSVLDSNLFAYGPSSSSNDGARCPTAPVPQEDCSNGLDDDGDGLVDCDDPACSGVAACPVLVPKLSSGNEGGLESNDRLSQKVNQRNYLRSKNNYKFDKLKAKKVQKSKNYKKTASKSESFQLSDLVPMDVIEGAQAIESSPSDLIDITNATELISVDYVKNNETVAVVLATKTENGVYEHTKFICDRLLGAEILSVSTIEIKEQPFIKSIIKNRDGTKEFVLSFSGKLKNNDANFGIESHWNIDKYEAGATFYNFQIWTNTIDDLFTLGEETLELFDIQKPISDFNNSTPPPVFVKKGVYKNGALELELINVSRSKTIVIDAGFKRTETSETEYFNETIELEAGYITNLKIETGNIFDIGFRIENDSNRTPDDVFMSDGVWGKDDSPEGTTVTNFEITQNESLYAGTGYKVERDIALKATTNSYVSAYRSFTPTFKTVDLSEYNALEFSATGNSDVEITIVKEGIDQWENQFKKTVKLTEEKNDFVISLDHFKSLTVNNFDLSDVVSIVFTMSSDGVTTVEKELAIKDLVFTQKTLSVDNNVVEEGETVLYPNPMKLSTELSFYSEVEARSKLEVYNITGALLKRTYFDTKFGNNKISLEKEKLSAGLYFVKLSNNNKTYKTKKLIIE; encoded by the coding sequence ATGAGAACAAAACTACTCCCAACTTACGCAATTTTAATACTTTTATTGATCAATATTTTACCAAAAGAGGTATTGGCACAAAATGAGCCATTTAATTGCGATTATAATGCATACTTATTTCAGCGAAATGATATTTACGCCTTAGATTTAGCATCTGGTAGCTCTTATCTAGTAAAAGAAGATGTTACTCCAGGAAATATAAACGCTGTGGGTTACAATCCTGCCGACGGATATATTTGGGGTTATTTAAGTTCTCCTTCAAAATCAATTGTTAAAATTGGTAAAAATTTTAATGTAGAAACTTTTACTATTGATGAATTAACAACAGCGGGTAAATATATAGGTGATGTTAGTGCTTCTGGAATTTATTACCTTAAAGGAGGCGGAACAGAATATTATACAATAGATTTAAACCCAGAATCTGAAAATTATACAAAATACATCAGTAAAGGAACACTTAGTAAGAATATATCTGTGCACGATTGGGCATTTAATGCAGTTGACGGGCAATTATATACAGTAGAAAAAAATACGAATCATTTATATAGAATTAATCCAGAAACTAATGTTGTTACAGATTTAGGTTTGGTGCCAATTCTTGCGGGTTTAAAATATACTTACGGAGCAGTTTATTTTGATTTGTCTGGTCGTTTTTATGTGTCAGCAAATCAAACAGGAACAGTTTATGTTATTCAAAATGTGCAAGATTTACAAATAGGAAGCGTATTAGATTCTAATTTATTTGCTTACGGACCTTCTAGTAGTTCTAATGACGGAGCAAGATGTCCTACAGCTCCAGTTCCACAAGAAGATTGTTCTAATGGTTTAGATGATGATGGAGATGGTTTGGTAGATTGTGATGATCCGGCATGTTCTGGTGTTGCAGCTTGTCCTGTATTAGTTCCAAAATTATCAAGTGGTAATGAGGGTGGTTTAGAGAGTAACGATCGTCTTTCTCAAAAAGTTAATCAAAGAAATTATTTAAGAAGTAAAAACAATTATAAGTTCGATAAACTAAAAGCCAAAAAGGTACAAAAGTCTAAAAACTATAAAAAAACAGCTTCAAAAAGTGAATCTTTTCAATTGTCAGATTTAGTGCCAATGGATGTTATTGAAGGTGCACAAGCAATTGAATCTTCACCATCAGACTTAATCGACATAACAAATGCTACAGAATTAATCTCTGTAGACTATGTTAAAAACAATGAAACAGTAGCTGTAGTTTTAGCAACAAAAACAGAAAATGGTGTTTATGAGCATACAAAATTTATTTGCGATAGATTATTAGGCGCAGAAATTTTATCTGTATCAACTATAGAAATTAAAGAGCAACCTTTTATAAAGTCTATCATTAAAAATAGAGACGGAACAAAAGAATTTGTTTTAAGTTTCTCTGGAAAATTGAAAAACAATGATGCTAATTTTGGTATAGAAAGTCATTGGAATATAGATAAATATGAAGCGGGGGCAACGTTTTATAACTTTCAAATCTGGACTAATACAATTGATGATTTATTTACTTTAGGTGAAGAAACTTTAGAGCTTTTCGATATTCAGAAACCAATATCAGACTTCAACAACTCGACACCTCCACCAGTTTTTGTGAAAAAAGGTGTGTATAAAAACGGAGCTTTAGAATTAGAATTAATTAATGTAAGCAGAAGTAAAACGATTGTAATAGATGCAGGGTTTAAAAGAACAGAAACTTCTGAAACAGAATATTTTAACGAAACTATAGAATTAGAGGCGGGTTACATAACAAACCTAAAAATAGAAACGGGTAATATTTTTGATATAGGTTTTAGAATTGAAAACGATAGTAATAGAACTCCAGATGATGTATTCATGTCAGACGGTGTTTGGGGTAAAGATGATTCTCCTGAAGGAACCACAGTAACAAATTTTGAAATTACTCAGAACGAAAGCTTGTATGCAGGAACTGGCTATAAAGTTGAAAGAGATATTGCTTTAAAAGCGACTACAAATTCATATGTTTCTGCGTACAGAAGTTTTACGCCAACATTTAAAACAGTAGATTTATCAGAATATAACGCATTAGAGTTTTCTGCAACAGGAAATAGCGATGTAGAAATTACCATCGTTAAAGAAGGAATAGATCAATGGGAAAATCAGTTTAAGAAAACCGTAAAATTAACTGAAGAAAAGAACGATTTTGTAATTTCTTTAGATCACTTTAAGTCTTTAACGGTTAATAATTTCGATTTGTCTGATGTTGTTTCTATTGTATTTACAATGTCTTCTGATGGCGTTACAACTGTTGAAAAAGAATTGGCAATAAAAGATTTAGTTTTTACACAGAAAACTTTAAGTGTAGATAATAACGTAGTTGAAGAAGGAGAAACAGTATTATATCCTAATCCTATGAAGTTAAGTACAGAGTTAAGTTTTTACTCTGAAGTTGAAGCAAGATCTAAACTAGAAGTTTATAATATAACTGGTGCCTTGTTAAAAAGAACCTATTTTGATACAAAGTTTGGTAACAATAAAATCTCGTTAGAAAAAGAGAAGCTAAGTGCAGGTTTATATTTTGTTAAGCTTTCTAATAACAACAAAACTTATAAGACAAAGAAACTTATAATTGAATAA